One Hordeum vulgare subsp. vulgare chromosome 4H, MorexV3_pseudomolecules_assembly, whole genome shotgun sequence DNA window includes the following coding sequences:
- the LOC123448275 gene encoding selenoprotein H: MPPKRKSPVATAALPAMPPRMTRSMAAGKRGADAPAKKEEAEAAAAAAAGQKGRKKAKKEVSAVAKEEEETVLSPPAAAKQKVKKNAKKEVVAAAVDDGGAGVENGKRVIVEACTQCQQFKRRALKVKEDLESAVPGVSVTINPEKPRRGCLEIREEGGDVFISLLNMPRPFNKMRELDMDKVIKDIAQKIA; the protein is encoded by the exons ATGCCTCCCAAGCGCAAGTCCCCGGTTGCGACGGCGGCGTTACCCGCAATGCCGCCTAGGATGACCCGGAGCATGGCCGCCGGGAAGCGGGGCGCCGACGCTCCGGCCAAAAAGGAGGAagcagaggcggcggcggcggcggcggccgggcagaaggggaggaagaaggCCAAGAAGGAGGTGTCTGCGgtggcgaaggaggaggaggagacggtgtTGTCGCCTCCTGCAGCGGCCAAGCAGAAGGTGAAGAAAAATGCCaagaaggaggtggtggcggccgcGGTAGATGATGGCGGTGCTGGCGTTGAAAACGGGAAGCGCGTCATCGTCGAGGCTTG CACCCAGTGCCAACAGTTCAAGAGAAGAGCTTTAAAGGTGAAGGAGGATCTTGAAAGTGCTGTCCCTGGGGTTTCTGTGACGATCAACCCTGAAAAG ccacGCCGTGGATGCCTTGAGATAAGGGAGGAAGGTGGTGATGTGTTCATTTCACTGCTG AACATGCCACGGCCCTTCAACAAGATGAGGGAGCTGGACATGGACAAGGTTATCAAGGACATTGCCCAGAAAATCGCTTGA